A single genomic interval of Sceloporus undulatus isolate JIND9_A2432 ecotype Alabama chromosome 2, SceUnd_v1.1, whole genome shotgun sequence harbors:
- the LOC121921944 gene encoding zinc finger and SCAN domain-containing protein 30-like has protein sequence MAKRPGWGTSQEGKGEPGSGMQQHWENQWQEFLKTMQPIHTGEENVIMSEAVPWEDTKAFLASFEQVAKACRWPREEWVARLLPALSGEAEQAFQNLEASDREDYGKVKAAILRQDALRMELQRQHFRQFCCPEVEDPRRIHSQVQELCHRWLKPERRSKEQILEVLILEQFLASLPPDLQNWIRAGGPDTCSQAVALVEDFMMSQREDEMGKWQGMMNLKETEVPLHVVQETRTQPSHQTMFWQVLPEDVESRPASGEKRILVKTKEPGPAEVHVKLAEESVGNLLVAAEIPGDGKGPKLKVGNSYCGEDQVEEISQTIPCIIQRNVSMITEIDEEICSSRKQQWKKSVNGDHESILTGGRNEMFGHPRSKTPLASKYGRRYECPECRKTFSSTKILKIHRRIHTGERPHECSHCGERFTQHGHLRRHQRRHTGESPYECPECGKSFSRRDTLLEHQRIHTGERPYKCSYCGKGFTKSITLKRHQILHIEEEYFGRLEYGEHFIHKGELVSHQRMHIAH, from the exons ATGGCCAAGCGACCAGGATGGGGAACGTCTCAAGAAGGCAAAGGGGAACCAGGTAGTGGGATGCAACAGCACTGGGAAAACCAGTGGCAAGAGTTCCTGAAAACAATGCAACCCATTCACACAGGAGAGGAAAATGTCATCATGTCGGAGGCTGTTCCTTGGGAGGACACCAAGGCCTTCCTGGCCTCCTTTGAGCAGGTGGCCAAAGCTTGTCGGTGGCCTAGAGAAGAGTGGGTGGCCCGGCTCCTTCCAGCACTGAGTGGAGAAGCAGAGCAGGCCTTTCAGAACCTGGAAGCCAGTGACAGGGAGGATTATGGGAAAGTGAAGGCTGCCATCTTGCGACAGGATGCCCTGAGAATGGAACTGCAGCGCCAGCATTTCCGGCAGTTCTGCTGCCCGGAGGTTGAGGATCCCCGAAGGATTCACAGCCAAGTCCAGGAGCTTTGCCATCGGTGGCTGAAGCCGGAGAGACGCAGCAAGGAGCAGATCCTGGAGGTGCTGATCCTGGAGCAATTCCTGGCCAGCCTCCCCCCAGATCTGCAAAACTGGATCCGAGCCGGAGGACCAGAcacctgctcccaggctgtggctTTGGTGGAGGACTTCATGATGAGCCAACGAGAGGATGAAATGGGGAAATGGCAG GGGATGATGAACCTCAAGGAAACAGAGGTGCCTTTGCATGTGGTTCAGGAGACTCGAACACAGCCCTCGCACCAGACCATGTTCTGGCAAGTGCTGCCGGAAGATGTTGAGAGCAGGCCGGCTTCAG GAGAGAAGAGGATTCTGGTCAAGACGAAGGAGCCAGGCCCAGCAGAAGTCCACGTCAAGTTGGCAGAAGAATCTGTAGGGAACCTTCTTGTGGCAGCTGAAATACCTG gtGATGGGAAGGGACCTAAGCTCAAGGTGGGGAATTCTTACTGTGGGGAAGATCAAGTGGAGGAAATATCTCAGACGATCCCATGTATAATCCAGAGGAATGTGTCAATGATAACAGAAATTGATGAAGAAATATGTTCATCCAGAAAGCAGCAGTGGAAAAAATCTGTGAATGGGGACCATGAATCCATTCTCACAGGTGGCAGGAACGAAATGTTTGGGCACCCAAGATCCAAAACACCGTTGGCCTCCAAATACGGGAGAAGATATGAATGTCCCGAGTGTAGGAAAACCTTTTCTTCGACAAAAATCTTAAAGATCCACCGGAGGATTCATACTGGGGAGAGGCCTCACGAGTGCTCCCACTGTGGGGAACGTTTCACTCAGCATGGGCATTTGCGACGCCACCAGAGACGGCACACGGGTGAGAGCCCCTACGAATGCCCCGAGTGCGGAAAGAGCTTTTCACGGAGAGACACACTGCTCGAACATCAAAGGATCCATACTGGGGAGAGGCCCTATAAGTGTTCTTATTGTGGGAAAGGCTTCACCAAGAGCATCACTTTGAAGCGACATCAGATACTTCATATAGAGGAGGAATATTTTGGACGTCTTGAGTATGGCGAACACTTTATTCACAAGGGCGAATTGGTTAGCCACCAGAGGATGCACATAGCGCATTAA
- the LOC121921891 gene encoding zinc finger protein 1 homolog produces MEENLEAAGKAPHTVKVRCLELPRRVTPQNGKHQPMDGLPQPWIAQCQEFLKALDCRCSGWGAPTLSKLGPWDDTKAFLASFEQVAEACQWPRKEWAARLLPALSGEAKQAFNHLEARDREDYEKVKAAILRREAHRMETLRQDFRQFRYQEVEDPRRIYGQLQELCHQWLKPERRSKEQILELLVLEQFLAILPQDLQSQIRWDPETGTEEFLIKPQEDKNWEWQVSLEEVTMNPVKAEGTTQREIYTEAKEKVDEDLCLLANGIMSPSHPSSVLLPEEQEITETGLSEEGVNLNDITVSLDNAGWSVLNPTQGTMHWEVMPENSEDISSLGGFVIPKPEAVSQMEQGEMVFIQDSEECETFPSNMSDDEESLKIKENCQQESTEPEEIYSMSLEISQGKASLVAEIHEQGCNSDGPRRKKPVETWDEATEMAVSHPGLKDTLRHARVTKFLHSKGGKWYRWKAGLVTNQAIHSGMTPYECLVCGKRFQKKTYLAKHQRIHVRPKVFQCSDCGESFDWREEFVRHRGTHTGEKPHECSQCGKCFSQRESLIRHEKIHTGKKPYECLECGKNFCRRDSLVRHQKIHTGEKPYECHECGKSFNQKEVLLRHQRIHTGEKPYGCQECGECFSQKAILSRHEKIHTGEKALLTH; encoded by the exons ATGGAGGAGAACTTAGAAGCTGCAGGGAAGGCTCCACACACTGTCAAAGTAAGGTGTTTGGAATTGCCAAGAAGAGTGACGCCTCAAAATGGCAAACATCAGCCCATGGATGGGCTGCCACAACCATGGATAGCTCAGTGCCAAGAGTTCCTGAAGGCACTGGATTGCCGTTGCTCTGGATGGGGAGCGCCAACTTTATCAAAACTTGGGCCGTGGGACGACACCAAGGCCTTCCTGGCCTCCTTTGAGCAAGTAGCCGAAGCCTGCCAGTGGCCTAGAAAAGAGTGGGCAGCCCGGCTTTTGCCAGCACTCAGTGGAGAAGCAAAGCAGGCCTTCAACCACCTCGAAGCCAGAGACAGGGAGGATTATGAGAAAGTGAAGGCAGCCATTTTGCGCAGGGAAGCCCATCGAATGGAGACCCTGCGCCAGGACTTCCGGCAGTTCCGCTACCAGGAGGTGGAAGACCCGCGGAGAATTTACGGACAGCTTCAGGAGCTTTGTCACCAGTGGCTGAAACCAGAGAGACGCAGCAAGGAGCAGATCCTGGAGCTGCTggtcctggagcagttcctggctATCCTGCCCCAGGACCTCCAGAGTCAGATCAGGTGGGACCCGGAGACTGGCACTGAAGAGTTTCTGATAAAGCCCCAAGAGGATAAGAATTGGGAATGGCAG gTGTCATTGGAGGAAGTGACTATGAATCCTGTGAAAGCAGAGGGAACAACTCAGAGAGAAATCTACACAGAAGCCAAGGAGAAAGTTGATGAGGATCTTTGCCTTCTTG CTAATGGGATCATGTCCCCAAGTCATCCGAGTTCGGTGTTGCTCCCTGAAGAACAAGAAATTACCGAAACTGGGCTTTCTGAG GAGGGTGTGAATTTGAATGACATCACAGTGTCTTTGGACAATGCCGGATGGTCTGTGTTAAACCCCACACAGGGAACTATGCATTGGGAGGTCATGCCAGAGAACTCAGAGGACATCAGCTCTTTGG GAGGATTTGTGATTCCCAAACCTGAGGCTGTGTCTCAGATGGAACAAGGAGAAATGGTTTTTATCCAGGACTCTGAAGAGTGTGAGACATTTCCTAGTAACATGTCAG ATGATGAAGAATCCCTTAAGATCAAGGAGAATTGTCAGCAAGAAAGTACAGAACCTGAGGAAATATACAGCATGTCCCTGGAAATATCtcaagggaaggcttctctgGTTGCTGAGATTCACGAACAAGGATGCAACTCTGATGGACCAcggaggaagaagccagtggagacaTGGGATGAAGCCACGGAAATGGCCGTAAGTCATCCAGGGCTTAAGGACACCCTGAGGCATGCCCGAGTCACGAAGTTTTTGCACTCCAAGGGTGGGAAATGGTACCGGTGGAAAGCAGGACTGGTTACCAATCAGGCCATCCATTCTGGAATGACCCCTTATGAGTGCCTTGTGTGTGGGAAACGTTTCCAGAAGAAAACCTACCTTGCCAAACATCAGAGGATCCACGTGAGGCCGAAGGTGTTTCAGTGCTCGGATTGTGGGGAGAGCTTTGACTGGAGAGAAGAGTTTGTCAGGCACCGAGgtactcacacaggagagaaaccacacgAATGTTcccagtgtgggaaatgtttcagcCAGAGGGAAAGCCTCATCCGGCACGAGAAAATCCACACGGGAAAGAAACCCTACGAATGTCTGGAATGCGGGAAAAACTTCTGTAGGAGGGATTCTTTGGTCCGGCATCAGAAgatccacacgggagagaagcctTATGAATGTCATGAGTGTGGGAAGAGTTTTAATCAGAAAGAGGTCCTTCtcagacatcagagaatccacacaggagagaagccatatggATGCCAAGAGTGCGGGGAGTGCTTCTCTCAGAAAGCCATACTGAGTAGACATGAGAaaattcacactggagaaaaggCCTTATTAACACACTGA